From a region of the Pieris rapae chromosome 22, ilPieRapa1.1, whole genome shotgun sequence genome:
- the LOC110992875 gene encoding UDP-N-acetylglucosamine transporter — protein sequence MNFANETKRQNQEPEDIELEAENITQETQLNTEEMDSESKKEKIYSQNKQAKFGYIKYVSLGILTVQNSALGLSMRYARTRNGVLFSSAAAVLMTEILKLAICIVLVINESGGIRKGSQILYSTVILNIRDTLRVGVPSFLYVIQNNLLYVSASNLDAATNQVTYQLKLLTTAFFAVLVLKKRLKRWQWGALGLLVIGVALVQLTSTEAKNKASESQSKVLGFSAVLAACFISGFAGIYFEKVLKESDISVWMRNVQLSLLSVPIGIITYLIDSKGAITELLKGFDGFVWYLIILQAAGGLIVAVVVKYADNILKGFATSVAIIISCIASMFLLNFHLTVQFAIGALIVISSIFLYGYVPKKKEPRNPLSV from the exons ATGAATTTTGCAAATGAAACCAAACGGCAGAATCAAGAACCAGAAGACATTGAATTGGAGGCTGAAAACATAACACAAGAAACACAACTTAATACGGAAGAAATGGATAGTGaaagtaaaaaagaaaaaatatattcccaGAATAAACAAGCGAAATTTG GATACATTAAGTATGTTAGCCTTGGAATACTTACAGTACAAAATTCAGCATTAGGGTTGAGCATGAGATATGCACGAACTAGAAATGGAGTATTATTTTCATCAGCAGCag CTGTTCTAATGACAGAAATCCTAAAACTGGCAATATGCATAGTTTTGGTAATCAATGAATCTGGTGGTATAAGGAAAGGATCCCAAATTTTGTACAGTACTGTGATATTGAACATTAGAGATACTTTACGAGTTGGTGTGCCATCATTTCTGTatgttattcaaaataatttattgtatgtttCCGCTTCTAATTTGGATGCTGCGACAAATCAG GTTACCTATCAATTAAAACTACTTACAACTGCTTTCTTTGCTgtgttagttttaaaaaagagaTTAAAACGGTGGCAATGGGGAGCATTGGGATTACTTGTTATTGGTGTTGCCTTGGTTCAGTTAACATCTACAGAGGCGAAGAACAAAGCTAGTGAATCTCAGTCTAAGGTGCTGGGATTTTCAGCAGTTTTAGCAGCTTGTTTTATTTCTGGGTTTGCAGGAATATATTTTGAGAAAGTTTTAAAAGAATCTGATATATCT GTCTGGATGAGAAATGTCCAGTTAAGTTTATTGTCAGTTCCTATTGGTATTATTACATATCTCATAGATAGTAAAGGGGCCATTACGGAGTTACTTAAAGGATTTGATGGTTTTGTGTGGTATCTAATAATACTGCAAGCAGCTGGAGGTTTGATTGTAGCTGTTGTAGTAAAATATGCAGATAATATACTAAAAGGATTTGCCACTTCAGTcgctattattatttcatgtatTGCTTCtatgtttttacttaatttccATCTAACAGTACAATTTGCCATAGGTGCTTTGATTGTCATtagttctatatttttatatggctaTGTTCCCAAAAAGAAAGAACCTCGGAACCCTCTAAGTGTATAG
- the LOC110992855 gene encoding 39S ribosomal protein L22, mitochondrial, with product MNQLLKNIYLASFRINTTQNLHTTAPVTAWSKSDVPKSFLKYNKKIYPPQDPSEKPRPAYVCHQKTNFKYSPEKLWYIASFVRGMTVDEAIKQLSFVNKKGAGLVKEAILEAQELAVTKHNVEFRSNLWIAESFSGKGAVIKGIRRHARGRLGEVRYQYSHYFVRLEEGKPPVDYYKRNPLTPEEQLDKWLEEMRKRKITNSF from the exons atgaaccagttattaaaaaatatatacttagcaAGTTTTCGTATTAATACGACGCAAAACCTGCACACTACTGCTCCTGTAACAGCATGGAGTAAATCAGATGTGcccaaatcatttttaaaatacaataagaaaatatatccCCCACAGGATCCTTCAGAGAAACCAAGACCAGCA TATGTTTGTCaccaaaaaactaattttaaatacagtcCAGAAAAGCTATGGTATATAGCGAGCTTTGTCAGAGGTATGACAGTAGATGAGGCTATTAAACAACTGAGTTTTGTTAACAAAAAGGGTGCAGGTTTAGTTAAAGAAGCCATACTGGAAGCACAGGAACTAGCTGtaacaaaacataatgtaGAATTTCGTAGTAATTTATGGATtg cggAATCTTTCTCTGGAAAGGGAGCTGTTATCAAGGGTATAAGAAGACATGCTAGAGGGAGACTGGGTGAAGTTCGTTATCAATATTCTCATTATTTTGTACGCCTAGAAGAAGGCAAACCTCCTGTTGATTACTACAAGAGAAATCCATTAACACCCGAAGAACAACTTGATAAATGGTTGGAGGAAATGAGGAAGCGAAAGATTactaattcattttaa
- the LOC110992848 gene encoding RNA polymerase II subunit A C-terminal domain phosphatase SSU72, whose translation MSELYFAVVCSSNMNRSMEAHAFLVKKGFRVKSFGTGEKVKLPGTSADRPNCYEFGVPYDDIYKDLMEKDKSYYTQNGLLHMLDRNRRIKPSPERFQASNEIFDVIITCEERVYDQVIEWFVSRKSICNQPVHIVNIDIQDNHEEATIGAFLISDMVTKMSQSDDLDNDIDELLHDFEAKCNRPILNSIMFY comes from the coding sequence ATGAGCGAATTATATTTCGCAGTTGTGTGTTCTTCAAACATGAACAGAAGCATGGAAGCCCATGCTTTTCTTGTAAAGAAAGGATTCAGAGTGAAATCATTTGGAACTGGGGAGAAAGTAAAACTTCCTGGTACTTCGGCTGATCGACCTAATTGTTACGAATTTGGTGTTCCTTATGATGATATCTACAAAGATTTAATGGAGAAAGATAAATCATATTACACACAAAATGGACTTTTGCATATGCTTGACCGAAATCGTAGAATTAAACCAAGCCCAGAGCGATTTCAAGCATCAAATGAAATTTTTGATGTTATCATAACATGCGAGGAAAGAGTTTATGACCAAGTCATTGAATGGTTTGTCTCCAGAAAATCTATTTGTAATCAGCCTGTCcatatagtaaatattgatattcaaGATAATCATGAAGAAGCAACAATAGGTGCCTTTCTTATTAGTGATATGGTTACCAAAATGTCCCAAAGTGATGATTTAGACAATGATATTGACGAGTTGTTGCATGATTTTGAAGCAAAATGCAATAGACCCATATTAAATAgcataatgttttattaa
- the LOC110992846 gene encoding 28S ribosomal protein S27, mitochondrial has translation MFRSLRNKFLIKIPLINTPKNTFLTNDYKCANAWNSQVNSTILTKVNLGDFYTSLDQNYSSKGTISAIDVDIFANAVRDGVYLEELKDLLHKLRLSGETGNTLESTHHATVRNFMEFGNIQELVDILKNPLNYGIFLDYYTANLLLDKLIKSQDYEMATNVAALIMLQEDYTNEITCSLCQYACYKFITEHKPDNQEQPKETEKNKKVEEVKIRIKFLRNPYFDDHFDIKDIKLLSGKTLACISKCFPDNVCNNLQILGWLFYKKYDQLSTLVDKLSQNNSFKVHKEVIDILKSVISEESKECVDKCINLLSNVKVAEGSLEESIKNLVENAINKSQSKDISLQEKMFKEWEVMREQKLQEQITRLDRIKRVQAIEEKQSILQKEEQLLWFFENEEKIDLQIEEKEQMEDKSQIKRKSQDKSDEDYIPPEILPKRR, from the exons atgttCAGATCCTtaagaaataagtttttaatcaaaattcctCTCATTAATACaccaaaaaatacatttctaacCAATGATTACAAATGTGCGAATGCTTGGAACTCTCAAGTAAATTCTACCATATTGACAAAAGTTAATCTTGGAGATTTTTATACGAGTTTAGATCAGAATTATTCATCGAAAGGCACAATTAGCGCTATTGATGTTGACATATTTGCTAATGCCGTAAGGGACGGTGTGTATCTCGAAGAGCTGAAAGATCTTTTGCATAAACTAAGATTATCAGGTGAAACTGGAAATACATTGGAATCTACACATCATGCTACAGTCAGAAATTTCATGGAATTTGGCAATATTCAAGAGCTTGtagatattttgaaaaatcctTTAAATTATGGCATATTTCTTGATTATTATACTGCAAATCTCTTATTggataaattaatcaaatctCAAGACTATGAGATGGCTACCAATGTTGCAGCACTTATAATGTTGCAGGAAGACTATACTAATGAGATAACTTGTTCTTTGTGTCAGTATGCttgttacaaatttattactgAACACAAACCTGATAATCAAGAGCAGCCAaaagaaacagaaaaaaataaaaaggttgaAGAGGTTAAAATACGAATTAAGTTCCTTCGCAATCCATATTTTGATGATCACTTTGACATTAAagatataaagttattatccGGAAAGACATTAGCTTGCATATCTAAATGTTTCCCTGATAATGTCTGTAACAATTTACAAATTCTAGGCTggcttttctataaaaaatatgaccaACTATCTACTCTTGTTGATAAACTAAGTCAAAATAACTCATTTAAAGTACATAAAGAAGTAATTGATATATTGAAATCTGTCATATCAGAAGAGTCAAAAGAATGTGTTGATAAATGCATAAACTTGCTAAGTAATGTCAAAGTGGCAGAGGGAAGCCTTGaagaatcaataaaaaatttagtagAAAATGCAATTAATAAATCTCAAAGTAAAGATATATCCTTACAAGAaaag atgTTTAAAGAATGGGAAGTTATGCGAGAACAAAAACTGCAGGAACAAATAACACGTTTGGATAGAATAAAGCGTGTGCAGGCTATAGAAGAAAAACAGAGCATATTACAAAAGGAAGAGCAATTATTGTGGTTCTTTgaaaatgaagaaaaaattGACCTTCAAATAGAAGAAAAGGAGCAAATGGAAGAtaaaagtcaaataaaaagaaaaagtcaAGATAAATCTGATGAAGATTATATTCCTCCTGAAATCTTACCTAAGAGAAGGTAG
- the LOC110992832 gene encoding coiled-coil domain-containing protein 22 homolog produces the protein MWILPCCKNPIKMSFGDYIYQKEKGIDKKLDFLIGKLKHFQNIKIENTPIIYQTNMNTNSNSEIQTKKNIKEILKELKETTIQLKQKLDMLTSERNVMEVEFSQAQKSCGCVDSDLPNIENVLKSVGITDIDSENLVDNLLEIIHKNLNGMHDRHDTKRILEIIGNVDKQNMEIKKILEDTRHLQKEINSLEGKLGRYFSIADETLFKDAKKDDQAKKAYKLLVFLHSECNTIVSLVNKTRNLARGIVDLEDNIKTEKSKRTENILQKVQLDLANL, from the exons ATGTGGATTCTGCCTTGCTGTAAAAACCCTATAAAAATGTCATTTGGTGACTACATTTATCAAAAAG AAAAAGGAATTGATAAAAAGCTGGATTTTCttattggaaaattaaaacactttcaaaacataaaaattgagAACACACCTATAATATACCAAACAAATATGAATACAAATTCAAATAGTGAAAttcaaacaaagaaaaatattaaagaaatcctCAAAGAATTGAAGGAGACAACAATtcaattgaaacaaaaattggATATGCTTACCAGTGAAAGAAATGTAATGGAGGTTGAATTTTCTCAG GCTCAAAAAAGCTGTGGATGTGTTGATTCAGACTTGCCGAACATAGAGAATGTGCTAAAGAGTGTTGGTATTACTGACATTGACTCAGAAAATTTGGTTGATAATCTTTtagaaattattcataaaaatttaaatggaaTGCATG acAGACATGACACCAAaagaatattagaaataataggTAATGTGGACAAACaaaatatggaaataaaaaagattttagaaGATACAAGACActtacaaaaagaaataaacagtCTTGAGGGCAAACTGGGAAGGTATTTCTCCATTGCAGATGAAACTCTTTTTAAg GATGCTAAAAAGGATGATCAAGCAAAGAAAGCTTACAAACTACTGGTATTCTTGCATTCTGAATGCAATACGATTGTATCACTTGTTAATAAAACTAGAAACCTTGCAAGGGGTATTGTGGATTTagaagataatataaaaacggaGAAATCGAAGCGAACTGAAAACATACTTCAAAAAGTTCAATTAGATTTagctaatttataa